A window of Megalops cyprinoides isolate fMegCyp1 chromosome 13, fMegCyp1.pri, whole genome shotgun sequence genomic DNA:
ATTGAAATCGAAACAGGCTTGCAATCCTGTAGACAGGCTTAGATGTTCTTCGGTATAGGGCTGGCAGTTATATGCCTGGCTTACAATCAAAGCCAGCCCTACAGTGGTTTTGTGCTTTAACTTCAGACCCATCAAGCCTTCACCATACTGAATGTGCCCGGATGACTGGTTCTGTGGATACTGAGCATGTCATGTAGAGCAGTGGTTTCTGGACCTTGTTTTCTCTTGGACACTTTGCTGAGATGGATTTCGGCATCACTGCGATTTAGACAGCTGTGGAGAGAGTGTACGATGGTAGACTGAGGATCGGGATTTGTGGTGTCAGGTCAGATGCCTCTCTTGTTAAAtcgtgtttctttttttctctgagagGGGACTTGCAGATTTCTATTCTTCTTTTGGACGGGAGAGCTGTCTGTCATAGAGACTGAGGACATGGTGAACAAACTGGTACTGTTCTGCTGTCTGGATCATGCCTCCCCTGGAAGGaagacacacacatcacaagTTAAATGTTTTCCTGGAAGGATATTTCTGACAGGTCCTCTTGAATGGCCACCTGGATCTGCCCAGTCAGTGGATCCTACCTGTCTAGACGCAGCTGACAGGTGGTCCTCAGGATGTCGACCACACCTTCATTCTTCAGCTGTTTGCAGAGGATGGTGGTGGCGATGAAACAACCAGTCCGACCAATCCCTGCACTGAAAGGGCGGTGAGAGCACAGGCCAGGGGCCTATGTAAGTCTGCCTGAGCTatggtcattacattacatttagtaagttagcagacacttttctccagagagacttacaaaaACGCATACAAAAAGGTTAGGCTAAGGTTAGGTTTGGCTACAGTAAAATTTATTTACCTCCATCTACATTGGGATATCTTGAATGACAGTTGCTGTGCAACCTAACTTGAGAAACAGCTATCATTCAGATCATACTAAGTTGTTTGCTtgagaagagagaaaatgtcagagaTTATGGGCTAGCATTGGTAAATATATTCACAGAGGTCAAGCCATGTGGCTCTCTATAGACTGAAGGGTATTGAGAGGCCTGGGGGCATGTGGGTGTGGAAAGTGGGCAGATAGAGGCCTGAGACTCCCCTCATGTTTTGACCCTCAAGAAGAGAGGAGGTGGGCTGAAGGGCTTTGCAGGGCTCTGCCCCAGCAAGGCCAAACAGTCACGGGTTTCAGTGGTGGTTCAACAGTTCAGGGGAGCTCACCGACAGGGAATAATCTGAGAGGTAGCTACAGCCAAGTGAGTCATTCCAGTTCCTGCCCATGGCTACCCATTCAAACAAATCCCATCTGTGTCAGAGTTTCTCCATGCCctgcagccaatgagagagaCTCAGGGCTGCTGAGGCACTGTTTTGCATTGCTTATTGGTGCAGAGGTCAGATATTCCTGGTGGTAACTTGTGCGCCTCTGATAAAGATCTCGGACAGGTACCTTCAGTACATGAATACATTAAGGACCTCTTTTGACTTGGTTCCAGAGATATTCTATGAATCCTTCTTCACTCTTCACTGTTAATGAGCTAATTACTGTTATgatactgaaaaacacattcaaacattgCGAGAGGAATAAGAAAGTACACATCTGAATTTAAGATGGAAGAACCAATTTCAATATAGTCacattgctcttttttttttctcttttgttttgattttgggaTTTTTATCCGTCATTTGCTAGCAGGACGAGGGTACCTGCAGTGGACAATAACGGGACCACTCCAGGGTGGGGCCTGCTGCCGCgcctcctccacttcctgcaCCAGCTCCAGCAGGGGCGGGGCTTTGTCTGGGGTTTTCTGGTCCGGCCATGATGTGTACCAGTACTGCCTGAGGCTGCGTTCCTCACCATCACACTTATATACAgggtcacacacacgcacatacacacacacacaagcacacacacacacagatgcaggaAAGAACACATAAGCACAGAACAGGAACGCAGCACTGCATTAGTCCAGCTAATGGTCTGCATTCAGCtctcaaggggaaaaaaaacacaaactcccATTTCTCAAAAGGTATAGAGTTATTTTGAACTGCCACAGTGTCTTCATTTACGTCTGCAGCGCTGTTGCTGTGGGTGTTAGTTGCCAGGACAACAATGCTTCCTGTGTGAGAGTTTGAGAAAGTGCTGGATTGTGAGAATACAGCATCGGTTTTctgtaaattttcattttcatttacattgacacatatattcatatacattcTTGAGTATGGAAAAAGTCACACACCTTCCCAAACATACACAGCAATAGTCTCTGTTCCTGTACTAACTGCCAGTCCAGTTTGTGACAAGTACCTATTTTACCCACCTTCACAGTAAAGATACGCAGGCTGTAGTCATCTGCCTGGATCACTTGGTTGACAGTGACCTCAATCCCCTCATAGGTTGCAGTATCCTCTGGCCAGTactctgtgcatttctgtgggGATCATATCCACCAACATCAATATTATAGAGGACTCCACCAATGCAGAGCAGACAAGTGCTGCTTGGCTTCACTTTTTTACAAGTGAGCACTGAAATTGGCCTATATTGTACACTCATCTTATGAATTCTCCATAGTGAAGACAGAACAGATATGCCAAGAAAATATATCATTGTATAACAAATCCATTACTATGTTGGGATGTTTAATTAAACTATAAAGGAATGCATAGAATGAATATATGCTGTGGCTATATACAATATGGTCAGACTAGACTGCTAGTGATACTAATTTCAAGATGCCCACATTGCTATCAGTACTACAGCCATGGCCTTTGTCAGCAGGCACTGACCTCATTCTTTTCCTCAATGTTGGTGATCATAACAATGATGGACGACCTCTCCTGCCACACCATCCTCCAGAAGTCACCCACCGTGTTGACTGTAGGGCCCTGGGTGGCTATGTATGCCTTCTCCTCACCACCGTAGCCCTGAAGcacacattgcattattggcatttagcaacGCCcatatccagagagacttacatcagttatagcttttttttacagtgttatccatttatatagctggatatttactgaagcaattgttgggctaaggaccttgcccaaatatacaacagcagtgcgccagcagggaatcgaactggcaacctttcagttacgagtcctgctccttcaccactatgctacactgccgcacacAACACCACCACACGGGTCCGGCCTTTACTACAGTACTACAGAGCCTTCCATCATGCTTAACATGAGTTATAAGCTGAGCCTGTGACTCTGAGATTGCAGGTTGGAGTCCCAGGTGGGGCACCACTGGTCTACCTTTGAGCAAGATGCTTAATCTTAATTGTAAATATCCAGACGtgaatgtgatgtgaatgaatgtgaactGCCATGGCCAGTAGagtctgcatgcacacattgtACACATAAGTTGTACAGATAAGGTATTGAGCAAAAACCTACCCTCATGTAATTAGCGTTGATGTAGGTGCTGAGGAAGTCATCTTCGTCTGTAGCTTTAAGGCAAACTCTGCTGTGCGTatctgaagaggagagggaTACTGCTTAGGCTGGGGATCAGTCTTGCTCACATTACACCTCTGTGTCACACGTCCTTCAGCACAACCTtgcactctgtttttttttttttttttcctgtcatgaTGGGAATCAACCAGCACCGCTCAGCACAGTAACGTAAAACCCCCCCTGCTGCCACAGAAATACTCACTAGGAAGGATGGTCTTGTATCGATTCTTCCTCACCACTCCGGGAAAGTTGTATTCCTTTGGGTCCACAAAGTTCATAGGAGTCTCCTATTAATAGCGACAAAACAATAAGCGTTATTGTGCATCCAGAAAGGCGAGTGGACATGCATTGGAAGGATATGCTGTCTCTGAACATACtgtttatgaatgaaaatgctttgCATCTCAGTGATAAACTCAACCCTGATGTTTGCCATCTAGACTCACAGGGTTGCATCAgttccttgaaaaaaaaaaaaaccttccaccACTTTGCTGTGTATTATCTTTCTGctggggattgtgggtaagATGGTCCGGCTATGACTCACGTAGAACTCGGCCTGCAGGGAGGCGTCATCAAGGGCGCGGCCGTGCAGCTGGGCAGCCGTCAGCACATTGGAGGCTGTTTGCAGGTATTCCCTTGCCGACTGTTCCCGCGGCGACAGCATTGCCCCGTAGGGCTCGGTGCAGCCGGGCGTGCACATGTCCAGCGTCAGAGACACGTTGGAGCCCCTCCTAAACCACATGCAGGGGCACACAAAGGCAGAAACAGTCAATGTTGCACTTTAGTGCAGGGTGATGGCAGCGGACATGTTTACTAAGAGTGCTTTAATAAAGACGCAAAATGTCTATGTGTGTTTCAGATTACAAAAAGGGTTACTTCAGTCCTGTCGGGGAGGGCCACAATCCAGTTCTCTTCATACACTCATGGAGACTTGAAGCTTAATTGGTTTGGTCAAGACCATGATTAGTTGATTAAGAGGTGCATCTGGAATGAGCACTCCAGGGAAAGAGCTGAGTTATCCCCTTTAAAAGTGTCTTCAAAAGTGTATGTGGCCAGTGTCATGGTTATATAAGGTGGTGATAATGTaggttaaaatatatatatataacagtaTATCTGGTGTAAGTAAGTTAAATGTGAGTATATATTAGATATATACTTCTGTAATTGTTCTTCAGTCAAATCAACCGTTCTTTATGAATTAGCTATTCCAATACAGACATTGATCAACAAACATGTATGGTACATTTTATGGGAATATCTTGatgaaataaagacacacagtATAGCAACTAAATTTTTAATCTCTTCCAATGTGAAATTTAAAGCTGCTTAAGTTGTCAGGAGCATCAAAAGAGCCTAGATACTGTTTTGATCTGTTTTGAGTCTACTTTGGTGTATTTGATcatctttttaaacaaatactttagagtgcacacacacacacacacacacacacagactatcAGGTGTAAACCCCCTTCCCTGACCTTTCTTGCAGGCCCACAGGTTTGACAGTAAGTGTAGCGGGGTCGGTCTCCGCCTTTATGTCCATGAAGCAGTCGAAGACGGGGGTCTCAGGCACGGGGTCCATGTCGAAGAAGTCCTCCTGCTTGGCGTCGGTCCACTCTGAGTAGGTGAAGGAGGGCTGGCGGCTCATGGACTGCCGTCGGTCTTCAGGGAAGGCGGGGCAGGTGCTAGGAGCCAGCGTTTTCAGACAGTACAGGACCTGCACACATGAAACATTACAGACTACAACTTCAACAGGATTGTCGAGGAGACCACAGATTACCTCCAAACCAAGATAGGGGGTTCTTTCTAGCAAAGAGCTGAAAAACTCTGCAAAAATGCTTCATTCTCAGAAGCATGAATGtcatgaatcttttttttttgtttgtttcatttttccattttctccccaatttggaatggccaattccctaaatttttggaatgcctaatttgtcatcgatgtttggtcccattgcacaacccccactgtcaatctgggAGAGTGTGGATAAGcatgtgccctcctccgagacacgtgatgtcagccgctgcttcttttcgcactgcggtccacaagctaagctagcacagagatgagtcagaggaagacatttcatatgtagctttggcacatggaccacaggcacctgatcgaccagcaggggtcgctgttgctaatgggaccgaagcccctgccgacatacccacccctatccccagcagaacgaagccaatgtgttccacctgtgagctcccggtcactgtcggctagtgatACGGTCGGGATCGAACCCAGGCCGAAGTGTTCAGTCTACACTCCGaacaagtgcttttaccgactgagccactcgggagcccatGAATGTCATGAATCATGACCTGAAGCATTGTCAATGACTGAGTGATGTGTGCATTCGCAAGTGCATTCCAGTGGATAGCTTTATGTCAATCCTTGTCATCTACTTTATTTACCCTTGCCTACAGTGAAAAGAATACCTACCCCGATGCCCATTATGACGATGCCAAGGAAGAGagtggccagcagagggcacaaACTCTCCATTCTCCAGAGCTCCCTCTGCATGGACTGGGAcgtctgttggggggggggatggacagagtttttatatattatatattttatgtatttattatatattttatttttatttagataGCATCATTGGGTGGAAATGTACTGACCTCCTCCTCCAGTGTATTATATGTCCCCAGTGGTGATAGAATGTAATGCATGAGGTCCAGGACCTTATGTGCTGCGGGGAAAGCTCCATATCCATTCAGCATGTAGACAACCCAGACGCCCTGTGTAAGGGAAGGGCCAAAAAGAGGTCACACACAAGGTCAGACAGAATGAGACACGCATACAATGCTGCATGATTATTCTAGAGATACAAAAAATGACAGGTACTTActaataaatactttttttgatTATGGGCCTTTTTTTActaattatttatgtttatttgcaaGGATGAGGATAAAGCCCTGACAAGGAGCCTGTCAAAAACATGGTTACAATATTAGGGTTACGATTACGATATTCATATTGCTTCTATTTGAGTAATGACTCATGCAACCACGCATAATCAGCCAGTGTAATTAGACTTGCGCTGATACAGTTTCTAACACCACTTGTGACAGTTTATGACTACAAATGAGATGCATACAGTGAAACCTGGGGGGGTTTTCCTACCGTGATCTGCGAGACAACGCAAAGGCAGAGGAAGCAACCGGCAA
This region includes:
- the ptpn5 gene encoding tyrosine-protein phosphatase non-receptor type 5, which encodes MTQNSVAGSPAPADSQEEWEKCQQPSQNPLQEGHGARWERLWRTGAIAGCFLCLCVVSQITGVWVVYMLNGYGAFPAAHKVLDLMHYILSPLGTYNTLEEETSQSMQRELWRMESLCPLLATLFLGIVIMGIGVLYCLKTLAPSTCPAFPEDRRQSMSRQPSFTYSEWTDAKQEDFFDMDPVPETPVFDCFMDIKAETDPATLTVKPVGLQERRGSNVSLTLDMCTPGCTEPYGAMLSPREQSAREYLQTASNVLTAAQLHGRALDDASLQAEFYETPMNFVDPKEYNFPGVVRKNRYKTILPNTHSRVCLKATDEDDFLSTYINANYMRGYGGEEKAYIATQGPTVNTVGDFWRMVWQERSSIIVMITNIEEKNEKCTEYWPEDTATYEGIEVTVNQVIQADDYSLRIFTVKCDGEERSLRQYWYTSWPDQKTPDKAPPLLELVQEVEEARQQAPPWSGPVIVHCSAGIGRTGCFIATTILCKQLKNEGVVDILRTTCQLRLDRGGMIQTAEQYQFVHHVLSLYDRQLSRPKEE